The Cyanobacteria bacterium FACHB-DQ100 genome includes the window ACGAGTGTGACTGGAATTGGAAATGCGGGAGATCTAAGTATTCAGGCGAGCGATCGAGTTCTTGTTGACAATGCCTTTCTTAACACAGGCGTGTTAGGTGATGGACAGGGAAAGAGTGGCAATTTGAACATTGTGGGGCAAACTTTGACCTTGAACAATCGCGCTCTGATTTCAGCGAGTTCATTTGGGCAAGGGGAAGCCGGAAATGTTCTGCTGCAAGCGACGGGCGCAATTTCGGCAAAAGATTCGACTGTCGCTGCCACGTTTTCTGGAGAAAGAGGAAAAGGAGGTAATGTTAGTATAGAGGCTGGCTCTTTGCTATTGGATAATGCTCGATTTAACACAGGCACGTTTGGACACGGAGACGCAGGAAGTATTGCAATTCGCACACGCGATGCAACGTCTCTGACGAATGGCAGCCAAATCAGTTCTAGTGTCATCGCTTTCCCACAGTTTGGATTTGTTGGAATTGGAAATAGTGGCGCAATTCAAATCGATGCGGCTGCACTTTCTCTAAGTGGGGATTCTACCATCTCAACACTGACCTTTGGTGTTGGGAATGCGGGGAGCATTAAGATTCGAGCCAGTGATGCAGTTCGGATGGATAACAGTAGTATTTTTAGCGATGTGAGTTTAGGTGCGATCGGTCGGGGTGGCGATACTCAAATTCAAGCACAGTCTGTCTCGCTGTTGAATCGCTCGCGATTAACAACTGGAACACTAGGGCAGGGAGATGCAGGTCATCTCTCGGTGCAAGCCAAGGATTCTATTCAAATCAGTGGCGAAAGTCTGGTTTTGAGTGCTGTGCAGGCGGGTGGAATCGGCAAAGCAGGCGATGTATTACTTCAAGCCCGATCGCTGTCACTTTCCGATAGTGCTAGATTAGTCACCGGAACTTTTGGACGAGGTGATGCAGGCAATCTCTCTGTGCAAGCAAAAGACTCGATTCAGTTGAGTGGTAATAGTTTAATCTCTAGCTCCGTGCAGGCGGGTGGAATTGGTAAAGGCGGAGATGTCACAATTCAAACGAGATCGCTCTCTCTAACAGAAGGCTCACAAATTCAATCAGCAATTTTCCGCTCACTTGGCGGTCTACCTCCTGGACAAGGACAAGGTGGAACGGTGCGAGTCAATGCTTCGGGCTCTATTCAGCTATTAGGAACCAATGTAGAAGGATCTCCGAGTGCGTTGACTACCACGGCTGAAGTCAGTACTCAGGGACGAGCAGGCGATCTGTATGTCACAACCCCAGATTTGACAATCCGCGATCGTGCCAGTATTGGTGCTGAAACCCGCAATGCTGATCCAGGTGGAAAAATTGTCATGCAAGTCGGCAACTTGACGATCGCGAATGGTGGACGAGTGCAAACCAGCGCGACTAATTCGGGTAATGCAGGCACAATTGATGTCCAGGCAAATTCGGTGCAACTTCAGAACGGAATCATTTCAGCCGACTCGGTTCAATCTGGCGGCGGAAGCATTGCCTTAAATGCACGGGATGTTCGACTCCGAGATCGATCGCTCGTTAACACAAATGTTGCTCAAGGTGCAAGTGGTGGTGGTGACATTAGCATTAACGCCAATACTTTCTTAGCATTAGAGGATAGTGATATTTTGGCGAATGCAAACCAAGGTCGCGGCGGCAATATTACTATTCGTTCAACGGCTTTTATTGCTGATTTTTTCTCAAGCAATCGATCAAATTCAGCCCGTTACACCGGAGATCTGACCCAGTTTCGAGGAAACGATCGGGTTGATATTTCTGCATCTTCTGCGTTGGGAATTAGTGGTACAGTCACAATCCCGGATTTTAGTTTCCTGCAAGACAATCTGACACAGCTACCACAAGCGTTAATTGATCCAACTACCTTGTTAGCTGATAGTTGTATTGTTCGGAATCGTCAGGCGGGTAACTTCATCATCACAGGTTCAGGCGGATTGGCAGCACGCCCAGGAGATACCGCGATCGCATCGTTCTCAACAGGTGAAGTTCACGCCCTTCAGCCAGAACCACACAAACAGAGCCGTGAACGCATTGTTGAACCCCAAAGAATTTATCGCCTGTCCAATGGTCAACTAATCTTGAGTCGAGATTGCCCGTAGTTTTCTGCAAACAGATTGACAGAATCGTACAAGCACTTTCGCTGAAAGATTACTAGGAGTCAGTTGTCCAAATTTGTAGTAATAGAGTACAAACACAAAGTTATTCCAAGCCATTCGCACTGTTATGAAATTTCATCGTTTGTTCGCATCATTGTCACTGATCACGATCGGCTTCAGTTTGGGCTTTAGTTCTCTTCCCGCAATCTATGTTCCTGTCTCTGCTCAAACACCTACGAATCGTGCAGCTAGATTAGTTGCTAGAGAACGAGGTAGCCAAATTAATGTACGATCGTCCCCCTCAATCTCTGCGCCAATTAAACACTATGGATTAGATGGTGATACTGTGGCAGTCTTACAGGAATCAAAGGGATCAGACGGTTATAGCTGGTATTTTGTGAGATTTCCAAAATCACAAGCGATAGGTTGGGTACGAGGCGATTTCGTTGCATTTTCAAATCAATCCTCCGCTCCGAATTCTCCGATTCAAACGCTACCAGATGTGGAAATGTCCGCTTTCGGGCTGTCACTTATGAACGAGCAGAATCTGTCAATGCACCTGCACTAGAAGCAGCGATCGCGAAAGAGCTAGCTAGCGATACTGCTAATGTGCGCTATCTCTATAACCTGGTTGACCTCAATCAAGACGATCGCTATGAAGTCATCGCCTATTTACCGAGCGCCTGTGGAACTGGAGGATGTTCGATGATGATCTTTAGAGCAACTGGGAATGGACACGCATTACTGTCGAGACACACTTTGATTCGGAATCCGATCGTAGTTAGTAATACAACAAAAAATGGTTGACGCGATTTAGTCGTGTATGTTTCGGGTGGCGATGCAAAGCCAAGCTACCACGTCTTGAAGTTTGATGGTTCAGAGTATCTGCTCAACCCTTCAACCGCGTCAGAAGTTCCACCGGGTACGATCATTTCAGGTCAGTCTGTGAGCGCAGATCAGATTTTTCCGAATATTGGACTAAGAATTTCTAATTGATAGTAGCAATACAAGCATCTCATAGCCGTTAACCCAAGAGAGGTTAATGGCTTCAGTTGTCTGATTACCGTTTTCGGCAAAGTCAGTGACTTGATTGGGCAATATTCTCTACAACATTGTGTCATTAACTTGGTCGAAACAGGCCGTGTGTTCTTGGGAGGCTCGCTCTACTGTAAAAGTAATCAAGCAATACCAAAGGAGAACCGAATCATGTTACCCCCAATTCTTGACACGATCGCATCCAAACTCGATGCTCTCGAAATTCAAAGTTCAAACATGGCACATTTTTTCTGCCGGCTCATTCCTGCTCAATGTCCCTTTGAACGCACTATTTCCTGTTTTGGTCGAACCTTACTCTACATCCCACCGCTTTGCAAACTTAACCCATTCTACGAACAGCTAGTGAGCTTACGTTTTCGAGCATTGTGCTATCTTGCAGATAGTTGTGGTGAAGATATCACTACCTACTGCTAGTTCAAAATGGTTGATACCGCACTGAAAAATACAATCCATTCTCCTGCAAAGAATTTCCACGCCCAGAAACTGATTTGAGCGGAATCCCATAATCGATCCGAACATTCACACTAGAACTAGGATTCCATTCCAATCCCACCCCAATTCCCATCAGTAAAGAGTCTAGATCTGTTGCTTTGCGATTCCAACCTTTACCAATGTCAAAAAACGGGGCAATCTGCAAAACACTTGGGTCTTTTGTCAAAGGAAGGCGAAGTTCAATCGAACCTAAAACGCCATTATCTGTGACAAGCTGATTCTGACCATAGCCGCGGACTGTCCCAACTCCACCCAGACTAAATCTTTCTAAAGATAGGAGCGAACCTGGTGTAATTTGAGCAGCAGTTCGCGTGAGCAACAACACTCGCGGCGACAGCTGTTGCACCCACTGAAACTGACCTAACCAGCTAAAGAATCGCCCATCCGTGCCTGTCTCATTAACTGTTGCACCCAAAGCATTAATTCCAAAACTGAACTGCGATCGAGCCGCCAAGACTCGATTTGGCGCACGGCTCACCCAATCTTGAGAAACCCTCAGTACCGTCACCTTCGATTCTCCAGTCTCTGCACCTTCTGAAAACGAGAACGGAATATCATCGAGCAGAAAGGTCTGACTGCGGCGTAAATCGAGAGAAAGCCCTAGTGCAAATTCGGTTTGAGGAGTGCGGACGATCGGTTGACGAAACGAGATCGCAAAGGTGCGCGTTTTGCTCCTAATCCCATAATCCCGAAAAATTTCATCGGTAATTCTGCTGCTATTATTGCCATAGCGAAGCGCGATCGTAGCATCATTAGCACTAATCGGCACAGAATAGCTCAGGTCATATAAGTTCAAACCCTCAGTGCGTCCGTATTCTGCATTGAAGCGATCGCCGAGTCCCAATAGGTTATCGTGGTTCACAAGCACTGAACCTTGAAGCGAACCGATACTAGGGGATTGATGATTGTCTAGCCCAAATCCGATGTGGAGTGCAGGTGCTTCGAGAAGTTGCACGCGCAAAACATTGCGACCCGGAACACTGCCTGCACTCAGCTCTGCATTGACCCTGACAATTAATGGATTCAGTTGCAAAAGTTGTAAGGCACGTTCGAGTTTCTGCTGATTTAAGGGGGCGCTCACTGCGAGTTCTAAGCGCTTTCTCACATAGTGATCGTGCAATCGCCGAAGTCCACTGATCTCAATTCGTTCTAGCACACCTTCAATCACTTGAATTTTAACAATTCCTTGATCCAAAACTTGATTGTTTGGAAGATATGCTCCTGATGTTACATAACCACTCTTGATATACAGTTGGGTAATTGCAGAACGCAATGCAATCAGGTCATCAAAGGTAATCTCTCGGTTCTCATAAGTAAGAATTAGGTTTGCAATTTCTTCTTTAAGAATAGTATTGCCTACAACTTCGATTTTTCGTGCTTTGAAGCGAAGGTCAGAATTTGCAGGAGTTTTAGATTGACTTAGAGTGGGGATCTGAAGCAGAGGTTGGGGCAGCGAATCAATCGGCGCTGGTGGCGTTGACGGGAAGGGCTCTGTAGGCTTTGAAATGGTTTGTTCGATAATATTAGGGACTATGGGTGGAATTGAAACAGGAGAAGGTGAATTTTGCGCTGTTGCGATGTTATTGGAACTACTCAAAGCGATCGCGACTACTATGACAAAATGTGCCTTTTTTTCCATAAATATTTGATTACAAAGATTTATTGTTATTCTGCCCAACAGATTCGCGGTTCTACTCTGTTCGATACAGTATCGTTTTTACCTCGATTACGACAAACGTTCTTAAGCTTAGGATACTGCTTGCTTATCAGTCATGTTTAAACTTTAAAGCATAAGTGGTCAAAAACCGATCGCTTCTCCAGAGGATGGATCGACGATCGGTTTCTGTAGATATTTTATAGCCTCACATTCGCATATTCTGCAATCTTGCAATTCTTGATCTCGTCTGGGAATTGCATTGATACAATACCTAATGCGAGAGCTGATCAGTACGCACAAAAGCGTAAATCATAGTAATCTTTATCGCTAGCAAGTTGAATTCGATAGTCTCCAGTTTGAGGAACTGTGACTGATCCAACTTCTCCGGCTGACATGAGAAAATCTTGAACTTGTTGTCCTTGGGGATTAATCAAGGTAACTAAAGAAACATACTCATCCATATTGCGAACCTCAAAGCGCTGTCCAGCTTTCAAGCGCATCATATACACTGGAAAGGGTTCTTGCTTGTTGTAGGCGTAAGAGACAGAATAGGGCTTGCAATGGCGTTTTGCCGGAATTTGTACTCGAATATCGGCTTTTGCAATGCTTGGAAATGCACAGAGCGCTACTGTGGCGGCGACCCCGATCGAGAGCAGTGAAGCGATAGTTTTGGATGTGTTTTCCATGAACATTGAGAGTTCTCCTAGAGTGATGATGAGTTTGAGATAGATTCGAGCAGTTATGAGAGGGTTGCAATAGCCCACACAGGAAGGGGAGCAGCTACAACCCTGAATTTGCAATGATTGAGAGCTTTACAAGTGCGGGGCTTCCTGACTGATTGGAGAGTTTGAGACAGAAAGATAGCAACCGAGTCGGTAACGATTTTGAACCTCCTAGATTCACAACCAAAGAACTTGAACTTTCACAATGACCCAAATTTGTATTGGCAAGAACATCCGTCGCACTGATAAGAACTGCGATCGATGTGGTTAAAATCATTGCTGTAGCAAGGAGATTGTATTTCATGAGTCTTTCCTTTTAGGCAGCAGCGGGTACTTCTTGATTCAGGAAAGCTTCGCATTTACCAGGCTGCATAAACTCCAAATACTTCGATATAATCTCAGGACTGAGAAATTCAAAGGCAAACTGATCCTCGACCCAGAATTCAATTACTTTGAATGGGCCTCGATCGCAGAGTCTAACGATCCATTCTTCTTGGACTCCGATCGCTTCAATTTCTTGCAGGCTGGTAGGAACCGAGAGTGCTGCGTGAACTGAGCCAAATCGGGGCGCGATCGGGGTTGTCTTAAATTCCACTTCTTCTAAGCCTGGAACAAGGCTTGTCCCAGCAGGTAGCAGTTCGATTGCAGTCCCATATTCATCACCTGCGACAACAATATAGCTACCCTCATGTACCGGAAACGGAAAGACTTGTCCACGCATCACTTTGGCGAGCACTTCAGCAACACGGCGGGGATTTTTAACATCGATGGAAATGTGGTGCAACATAGAATGAATTCCTCAATAGATAGGGTACTGATTTTTAGAAGCAATCGGTTGATATGTTGGATTGCTTAATTACTAGAGTAGAGAGATTGCTACCCAGAAGCACGTACTGTTTCTGTAAATGCGATCGCACAAATTAGAGCAATTCGCTGCACAATTTCGCCAACTCAATTGCAGAAAACAACGCGCAATCTATTCCAATTCTGTTAGTTCCAATTGCCGACTAGAACAAATGCTGCCCAATATGCTGGATGAGAATATTGACTATCAGATTCTAGTAGCGATCGCTGAGCCGCTCTTAAAGCCTCAGTCTTACTCAAATGGCTCCGTAATCCCTGATAAAACTGGCTCGATAGCTTAGCAGTCGCTGCGTCGTTAATAAACCAAAGCGAAGCTAATGCACTTTTTGCACCCGCTTGAATCGCGATTCCAGCTAAACCCAGTGCAGCCCGCTCATCTCCTGCGGCACTTTGGCAAGCGGTTAGTGTTAGCAGTTCCAAGGGATCATTCTGTCGAACCGTACTGCGAATTAAGACATCTAATTGATTGAGGGTGAGCTTCTGTCGATCGCCTGTGATCAAAAACGAATTTTCAGGATCGCTGCTAAATTCTCCGTGAGTCGCAATGTGCAAAATCGGATAACTTTCTTGAGTGAGTTCTTTCTGAAGTCGAGCGCGAGTAAAAGATTGATCTAAAAGCGGTTTACTTTCTGGAATCAGACGTTCTACATTTTGAATTTCCTGGGTCACGTAGGGGAGCGGTTGAAAAGTTCGTCCCGCGATCGTTGCTCCTTGAGTTAGCCCTAAAATCAAAGCGCGTAGAGGTCTCGTAGAAGGCGCTGATGCTTCGGTGAATGCCAGGCTTGGAGTTGTGACTACTGCATATTTTTGGATGAGAAACTGTTGACCATCGTGCAGTGCTGCCATCGGAACACTGCGTAAAATTCCATCTTGAACAAAGACTAATGTGGTTACTTTGGAGTTTGCGATCGACGATGCAAAGGGACGAATCACCCAATCATAAAGCTGCTGAGCTGGCCTGGAATCATAGTCATCATAAAAGCGCTCTAGTCCCCGTCGAAACTCATTCACCGTTGCTCTTAGAGTGCGATTGTCCGTATCAATCCAAGCAATCTGGTGTGCTTGGTTGGGTAGACTGAGAATAATTGCAGTCCGACCCTCTAGAATGATTGAACTAAAAACGGCTGTAGTTGACGTATCGATCGCTGATTTTTCGCTAATATTAGCAATCTTAATCACACAATCATTGCCGAAATAGTTCTGTAATTCTGCTAATTTGAGCGAATCCATTGTTTTCAACACATCGCCTAACTCAGATGCCGTTGCTTTAGAACTAGATTTATCTGCTTGTAATCCTAATGCAATTCGCTCACGGTAAATCGGTTCAACAGTATCTCGAAAATCTAGCTGGAGTTCTCGATCGCTGGTGAGAATATCGCCGCGAATACTTTCTAGAGTTTTAATCGTGCGATCGTACATTGCGATCGCTGATTTTCGTTGATTTTGTGCTGTGAGTAATCGTGCTGCTTGCCATTCCCAGAGGTAAAGACTATCTTTCTCCTGTTCTGCTGCCCACCGTGCTTGCTGCGTCAGTCGAGTTGCAGTCGCGAAATCGCCTTGACACTCCGCTAAATGACCCCACTCTCCTAAAGCAAATGATTCTGCGCGTGGATTGCGAATTCGACTAGCAACTTGCTGCGCTTGGTTCAGTAGCCGTTCTTCAGCGAGAATCGAAGCTTTGGATAAACAACGAGGTTTTACAAAAGACTCAGTGGGTTGGACTGGTTCAAGTAAATGAGCTAAGGTAATGCTGGCATAAACGCGATCGCGGTTTTCTGGAAGCTGTTGCAGTACCGTTATCGCCTGCTGATGTGTAGACTGTGCTGACTTTGGATCACCTATGCGATAGTAAATTGGGATCAGACCTTGTAAAACTTGCTGTCTGACAAGTGGCTGATTTTGAGGATTTAGAATTTCTAAGCTTCTTTTGAGATAGGTAATTGCTTGTTGATCTGATTCCTTTCCGATTTGCTGATAGCGTTTTGCTTCGATTTGATCGTCTCGTTGCGATGATGACTCAGCACGATGATAGTTAATTTGTGCTAAGTTACTATAACTATTTCCCAAGCTCAAAAGTGCGATCGCTTGATAGTCCTTGAGTCCCAAAGCTTGCGCTATCTTGAGTCCAGATTCAGCCGTTGCGATCGCAGCCTCATGGTTTCCTGTCAATCGATAAGCTTCTGCTAAACTCCCCAATGCAGCCGCTTCGACCGCTTGATTTTGACTGGCTCTTGCAAGTTGTAATGCGCTTCCTGGTTTACACAGTCCACTCGAATCTGATTGACAGACCAATGCGATCGCTTGTTTTGGTTGTCCGATTTGACTATAAAGCTGTGCTTTCTCGACTAGAATCCGTCCAACTTCACCCGATTGTTTGAGTCGTTGATAGAGTGCAATCGTTTGATCCCAGCTTTTGAGGGTTTGAGAGATATCGCCAAGTTGGTGATAGGCACGCGCAAGATTTTCTTGAACGATCGCCAACTCAGGGGTATTTTGTTCTCCTTGAAGCGCTTGGCTTGCAGTTTGCCACGCTTCGATCGCTTTTTGATAGCTGCCCGATCGATACTGACTCACGCCCTGTTGTACCCATTGCGAGGCATCTACTCTAGATTGGCTGTTTGCTGCCGTCCCAAACCAAAGACACAGAACTAACGTGCCTAAAAAAAGAACCCAAAGATGCCAACGAGGGTGGTTAAGGCGAATCGGCATGAGCAGCAGGAATTATTACTATTTAAGGGTGGCAAGTTGTTGTAAACGAGCTTTTTGCTCTTGAATAATCGCTCCTAGCTGCGGCGTTTCTTTTTCCGACTTCGCTAAATCATTGAGCAATGAATGCTGCAATTGTTTGACCGCAATAGACGGATTAGGCTGTGTAACTTCAGCGATCGCATCATACCAAAAGCTATTTTTGGCATACAGCTCGGCTCGTTCAATCTCACTCTTGGCGCTGTTAAGTTGCGATCGCAAGGTAGCCGGAAATGGCAAGATTTGCAGCGTTGCACCTGCAACCAAATCTTGTGACGGATGATTCGGATTACACGTTAGGATGACTTGCCAACTGTAGAGTTTTCCAGGTTGTAATTCAGGCTGGCTTGGGGGCAGTGAAAACTTCATCAGCCCAGATTGACTCTGCATTTGAACTTTTCTCAGCAGTTGACGCTTTCCACTACCCTCCTGATAGAGTCGAAACTCTAACGGGTAAGATTGCGTATCTGTTACAAACCAAATAAAGGCTGGACGGGTCGAGACGGTTTGACCCGCATAGCTTAGGGGTGCTAGAACCGTTAAGCCAGCTTCAGGGTTTCCAGAACACCCGCCGCGTGTCCCTGCCGTTGAAGTTCCTCCAGACGGTGCAGAAGGTTCGCTGGGAGGCTGGTAATCGGCATGGGCAGGTCGTGTTTCTAATAAGCCAATGAAGATTAACCCGATCGCGGTTTGAACCGATGCAGTAAGTAACCGTTTTTTAAGAGCCAGAAACATCGTTTTCTCAATAGCGCTGACAATTTGTTTTCACTTTACTAGATCGCTGCCCAACCTCCTAGACTGATAACAATAAATTTACAGGTTAAAAAGTGCAATTAGGTTTGCACTTTTCTGCGATCGAAATTTCTACTTTATGACACTGCGTTAGCGTAAAAGGCTCGTGCAAATCACGTTTTCAAGTCCTTAAAATGATTTTTGTAATTTACCCTTTTGGATCAAATTGTGTGAGCCTCATTCTTGGATTGATAGAAATGCTCTTATTAGGAGCATGGTTTGTTCTCCGGTGGCATCGACTTCAGCAAGCGTTGCAGTGGTGGTATCGGCAGCACGTATTGCGATTATTTGATGAAGCGGAAGCTGCGCGGAACGGTGTTCTTCAAGATGCTTTTACCCTGAGACGTACTGTAGAACTATCGTTAATACAGCACCAAGCCCTAAAAAAAGCAGATGAAGAAAAATTGCTCATGACCTTGGGAGAACTGCACGATTCCCTCAAACGATTTAGTGATTTTCTATCGCCTCCTTACCTTGAAGATAGCTTTCCCATGTCGATCGAACATTTGCTGCGATCGCATCAACATCCCGATGTTGTGTTAGATTTCTCTCTTCCTAAAAAGTGGCAACCGAATTCCTATGAGCAAAGCCGCGTGGTTTGGATCGCCATCGATGAATTGCTCCGCATTGCGATCGCGCCCTCGGTTGAATCCATTTCAGCGTGTTTGACTCAGCGTACTACAACTCATGAATTCATGATTCAGATTTTCTATTCAAACGACAATTGTCAAATCTTTCAGACTCAACTCACAGAACTGTCCCACCTGAGACGGGCTGCACAATTTTTAACAGCCGGAACCTGTACTTATCATTTCGATAATGCGACGCTGAAATGGTTACTACAATGGTCGTAGTATATTCAAAAGGTTAGAAACAAAAGGTTAAACACGATAAAAGGTTAAACATTATGGCAAGCTCGAAATTCGTGGTCATTGATGATCATGAAGCCGTATTAAGTGGAACGGTTGCGGTACTCCATCAACACTATCCAGACGTTGAGATTGCGATCGCCCAGACGGGGCAACAAGCTCTACAACAGATTGAAGGCACTAAGCCAGATTTAGTCGTGATGGATTTAGCACTACCCGATGTGCCGGGAGCACCTGCTCGACCGGATGTAGGCATTCAACTGCTCAAAACCTTATTAAAGAACTATCCGAGCCTCAATATTGTGGTGCAGAGCGCTCATGTACGATCGCTCGTTCGTCTCAAGCCTGAAATTAGCACCCACGAAGGCGGTTTTGCCGTGGTAGATAAAAGCTTACCAATGAAGGATATGCTGACGCGAGTCGATTGGGCACTGCAAGGATTACTCTACACGCCTAAGGAGATGCGAACCGGATTAGAGATTAAGCCAGAATGGTTAGAAGTGTTGCAGCTTGCATTTGGAGAAGGATTGCAAGACAAAGCGATCGCAGAACGAATGCGAGTGTCTGAACGCTCAGTCCGGCACTACTGGTCTAAAATCCAGGATGCGCTAGAAGTCTACCCCGATGCAGGTAAGAACATTCGGATTCAAACGGAAATGCGATCGCGTGAAGAAGGATTAATCGACTAAACGATCATGATTCGCAAACTAAAAGCAGAACTGTTACTGTGGCGAGTCGGTGCAATTCCTGGATTAGCTGTGATTGCTAGTACGATCGCGCTTCGTGCCTTCGGATTTCTTCAACCTTTAGAATTAATGGCATTCGATGCCGCACTACGATCTCGGCCCGCAGAACCGATAGATGAGCGAATTTTGATTGTTGGCATTACCGATGAGGACATTCATCGCATTGGCACTTATCCGCTTCCCGATCGCGATCTTGCAACGATCATTCAGCGAATTCAAGCAGATAAACCGAATGTCATTGGGCTTGACTTCTTACGAGATGTTCCCGTTTCACCGGGACGTGAAGCTTTTCTTAAAGCGCTTCAATCTCCGAATGTGATTGCAATTGAGAAAGCACTCCCTGTGCAAGGCGGATTTAGTGTTGCAGCCCCTCCGAACGTTCCCACAAAACAGCTCGGCTTTTCTGATGTGCTACCCGATCAAGATGGGAGATTGCGGCGTTGGTTACTGGGTGCAACGAACCCAAAACGGCAGTACCGATTTTCTTTAGCACTTCAGTTAGCACGATCGTACCT containing:
- a CDS encoding response regulator transcription factor translates to MASSKFVVIDDHEAVLSGTVAVLHQHYPDVEIAIAQTGQQALQQIEGTKPDLVVMDLALPDVPGAPARPDVGIQLLKTLLKNYPSLNIVVQSAHVRSLVRLKPEISTHEGGFAVVDKSLPMKDMLTRVDWALQGLLYTPKEMRTGLEIKPEWLEVLQLAFGEGLQDKAIAERMRVSERSVRHYWSKIQDALEVYPDAGKNIRIQTEMRSREEGLID